The sequence ACCTACAAGATCCTCTACAACGACGCCGTCGCGATGACCGGCGGCCAGCCGGCCGAAGGCAGCTTCAATGTCGCGCAGATCGCACATCAGGTCTGGGCCGAGGGCGTCAAGCGGCTGGCGATCGTCTCCGACGATCCCAGCAAATACCCTGAAGGCAACTACTTCCCGCAGGGCGCGACCATCCATCACCGCCGCGAGCTCGATGCCGTGCAGCGCGAGCTGCGCGACATCAAGGGCCTCACGGTCATCATCTACGACCAGACCTGCGCGGCGGAAAAGCGCCGCCGCCGCAAGCGCGGCCTTTATCCCGATCCCGCCAAGCGCGCCTTCATCAACGAACTCGTCTGCGAAGGCTGCGGCGACTGCTCGCAGGCCTCCAACTGCGTTTCGGTGCAGCCGCTCGAAACCGAATTCGGCCGCAAGCGCCAGATCGACCAGTCGAACTGCAACAAGGACTTTTCCTGCGTCGAGGGCTTTTGCCCGAGCTTTGTCACCGTGCATGGCGGCAGCCTGAAGCGCATGAAGACGTCAGCGGTCGATTCCGGGCAGCTCTTCGCCGATTTGCCGCTGCCGCCCGCACGCGAGCTGGACGGCCCCTACAACATTCTCGTCACTGGCATCGGCGGCACCGGCGTCATCACCATCGGCGCGCTGCTCGGCATGGCCGCCCATGTCGACGGCCGCGGCTGCTCGGCGCTCGACTTCACCGGCCTGTCGCAGAAGAACGGCGCGGTGATGAGCCACGTGCGCATCGCCCCGAAGCCGGAAGATATCTCCGCGGTCCGCATCACCACCGGCGGCGCCGACGTCATTCTCGGCTGCGACATGATCGTCTCGGCCGGCCCGACTGCGCTCAGCCGCGCCGAGCGCGGCGTGACCAAGGCCTACATCAACGCCGACTTGCAGCCGACCGCTAGCTTCGTGCAGAATCCCGATCTCGATTTCGAGATGGGCACGATGCAGACAGTGCTGCGCGACGCCATTGGCGACAAGAACCTCGACATCATCGACGCCACGGGCATTGCCGCCGCGCTGATGGGCGACAGCATCGCGACCAATCCCTTCATGCTCGGCTTCGCCTTCCAGAAAGGCGCGATCCCGCTGTCACTGGAGGCCCTGCTCCGCGCCATCGAGATCAACGGCGCCGCTATCGAGATGAACAAGCTCGCCTTCACCTGGGGGCGCCTTGCCGCCCACGACATGTCGCGGGTGCGCAGCGTGCTCCAGTTCAAGAGCCGGGCCGCAGCGCCGGTGAAATCGCTAGACGACATCATCGCGGCTCGCGCGGGGTTTTTGACGGACTATCAGGACAAGGCATATGCCGACCGCTACCTTGCGGCCGTAGCGAAGGTGCGCAAGGCGGAGCACGCTGCCTTTCCCGCGTCCACCGAGCTGACGGAAGCCGTGGCGAAGAACCTGTTCAAGCTGATGTCCTACAAGGACGAGTACGAGGTTGCGCGGCTCTATACCGACGGCAGCTTTGCCAGGAAGGTGTCCGAAAAATTCGACGGCGACTTCACGCTGAAGTATCACCTGGCACCGCCGATCTTCGCCAAGCGCGACAAGGCGACCGGGCGTCTTCAGAAGCAGGAGTTCGGCAGCTGGATGATCCATGCCTTCCGCGTGCTGGCGAAGCTGAAATTCCTGCGCGGCGGCGCGTTCGATCCGTTCGGCCGCACCGAGGAGCGGCGGACCGAGCGGAAGCTGATCGAGGATTATTTTGCGATGATCGATGGGCGGGTCGCCGGGCTGAAGGCGGAGCAGATCCCGCTGCTGGCACGGCTCGCGCGCGTGCCGGAGAGCATCCGCGGCTTCGGGCACGTCAAGGAAGCCAACATCAAGCTGGCGGCGACCGAGACGGCGCGGCTGGAAGCGGAGCTCGAGAACAGCCGTTTTGCAGTGGCGGCGGAGTAGTGGTTAGGGACGTCCAATCTCTCCACGCGTCATTGCGAGGAACCCTTGCGACGAAGCAATCCAGAGTCTTTCCGCGGAGAGATGCTGGATTGCTGCGTTCGCAATGACGATGAGGAGACAGGCGCAAGCCTCATACTCACTGTCGTCGCCCGGCTTGACCGGGCGATCCAGTACTCCGAGACAGTTGTGGTTGAATCGATAAGCCGCGGCGTACTGGATGCCCCGCCTTCGCGGGGCATGACGGTGGTGGTCTAGGCGGAAGTTCCTGCGACCACAGGCGTCGCCGCCACCCCACCCTCCGCCAGATGCCGCCCGGCGATATACCCGAACGTCAACGCCGGGCCGAGCGTGATGCCCGGCCCCGGATAATTGCCATTCATGATCGAGCCCATGTCGTTGCCGCAGGCATAGAGGCCCGTGATCGGCGTACCATCCTCGCGCAACACGCGGGCCTGCGCATCAACCTTCATGCCGATCGCGGTGCCGAGATCGGCGGGATGGATGCGCATCGCGAAGAACGGCGCGCGCGCGATCGGTGCAACGCAAGGGTTCGGCTTGTGCGCGGCATCGCCGAGGTGGCGCTGATAGACGGTGCTGCCGCGGCCGAATTCGGGATCGCGCCCTTCCTTCGCACCTTCGTTGTAGCTCGCAATCGTCGCCGTGAGCGTGGACGGCTTGATGCCAATCTTCGCCGCCAGCTGTGCGATGTCAGGCGCCTCGACCAACTCGCCGCTCGCCACATAGCGCCGGACATTGCGCGTGAACGGCTTGATGCGACCGAGACCATAAGCCCACAGGAACGCGCGGTCGCAGATCAGATGGAATGGTCGGTCCGGCTCGCCATTGCCATCACGCAGCATAGCGAGCACGAACTCGTGGTAGGACAGCGCCTCGTTGACGAAGCGGCGGCCCGCGGCATTGACCGCGATCACGCCGGGCTTGGCGCGGTCGGTCACCGTATGTGGGAAGACACCGCGGCTGCCGTCGGCGCGGCGGAACAGCGAGGCGGGCACCCAATAGGCCGGGCTGGTCGTGTCCGTGTTGAGGGCAGCACCGGCCGTCGCCGCAAGCCGAAGCCCATCACCATTGCCTGCTGTGTTGGTCGCCGACACAGATCCGGCCGCCGGCGGGAAGAAGCGTTTGCGCAACGTCGCGTCATGCGAGAAGCCGCCGGTCGCCAGCACCACGCCGCGTCGCGCGGCGATCGGGCGATCACGGGCGCCATGACGGATCACTACGCCGGCGACACGATCGCCTTGCATCGACAGATCCTCGACATCCGCGCTGAAGAGGATCTCGACCTGCCGCGCGAGCAGCGAGGCGTATAATCGCGCCGCGAGCGCATTGCCGAGATGCAGCGTCGTGCCGCGCGGGCTGCGGAGCCGCTGCAACGCGTATACGGAAACCAGCCGCGCCGCGCGCAAGGTCGAACGCACCGACTTCCCGACCCGGCGCAGATGCGGAAGGTCGAGGCGATTGACCATCATCCCACCGAGCAACGTGAACTCCGGCAGCGGCGCGCGCAGCCGCGCAAAGCCCTGACCCAGCCGCGTGCCATCGAAAACCACCGGCTCCAGCACACGCCCGCCAGCTGTCGCGCCCAGCCGCTCCGGATAATAGTCCGGACAGACCTTCACCGGCTGCAGGTGCACTTCCGTGTGGGCTTCGAGCCAGGCGACTGCCTCCGGCCCGCGCGCGAGGAAGGCGGCACGCAAGCCCGCATTCGCAGGCTCAGGCACGGTGCTTGACAGGTACTGGACGGCATCGGTGATGCTATCGGTCAGCCCCGCTTCCCTCATTTTGGCATTGGCGGGGATCCAGACCATACCGCCCGACCACGCCGTGGTGCCGCCGACGAAGGCTGTCTTCTCGATCACCAGCACGCGCAGGCCTTCGACGGCAGCCACCGCCGCGGCGGTCATGCCGCCGGCGCCCGCGCCGATGACAATGACGTCGTAGGTCTCATGCGCCGGCATCATGCGGCGAGGGTCCGAGAACGAGGCATGACATCGTCATACCTCGCCCCAGCGCTCGCAGCTAGCGCGCCGGCTTGCGCTCTACGGGATCGATGTCGATCGCCCGCAGACGGCCGAGCCGCAGCACGTCCATGGCCAGCCGGCGGCCGATCCGGTCGCGGTCGAGCACGCGGATCAGGTCGTCGACGCCGTTGATCTCGACGCCATCGAGCCTGATCACGACGTCGCCGGGCAACAGGCCCGCCTTCGCCGCCGGCCCGTCCGGCTCGATCTGCGCGAGCAGCGCGCCCATCTTGTTCTCGACGCCGGCCACGACCGCGTGCCGTCGCGGGACCGGCGCGGTCTGCCCGGCGACGCCGATATAGGCGCGGCGGACATAGCCGTGGCGGATGATCTCCGACAGCACGAATTGCGCGGTGTTGCTGGCGACCGCGAAGCAGATGCCCTGCGCGCCGTTGATGATGGCCGTGTTGATGCCGATCACCTCGGCATTCGACGAGACCAGCGGCCCGCCGGAATTACCGGGGTTGAGCGCGGCATCGGTCTGGATCACGTCCTCGATGGTGCGGCCGCTGACCGAGCGGATCGAGCGCCCGAGCGCCGAAACCACGCCGGCGGTCACTGTCGACTCGAAGCCGAGCGGGTTGCCGATCGCGATCACGAGCTGGCCACGACGTAACGTCTTGGAGTTGCCGAGCGCAGCATAGGGCAAGTCGCGCACGCCATTGGCGCGCAGCAACGCCAGATCCGTATCCGGATCGACGCCGAGCACCTGGGCGTCGCCGACATGGCCTTCGACATCCCGCAGCCGGATCTCCTTGGACGAGCCGACCACGTGGCTGTTGGTAAGGACGAGTCCGTCCGGCGAGATCACGATGCCCGAGCCGAGCCCGCCGCGCTCGCGGCCGTTCGGTACCTTGGGACCGGTCTCGACGCGCACGACCGCAGGGCCGACACGGTCGGTGACGTCGATCACGGCATTGGAATAGGCGTCCAGCAGCGCCCGGTCATCGGCCGGGGCAGCCGCCACCGTTCGCGATGACGGTGCGTCATCGGCGATATCTGATGTAAAATCCAGCATGGTAGGAGTCCTTGAGGCTCACACAGATGGTGGCCTGCTCCCTCCAGCGCAAGGGACCCGTCTGGGGCGCAAGGCTGGGCTGCCCAGTGGACTGCCCAGGTGGCTAGGGCGCCCGCCGCAGCGTGCCTGCCCTCGCCTTGACTGGATCGAGCAACGACCAGTCGCCGTCCGGGAGCACATGCCCCTTCGGGAACGGCGCGCGCAGCTCCAGCCCGAGCGAACGCAGCACGCGGTCGTCGCGGTAGTAGCATTGCAAGATGACGCGGACGAGGGTTGCGGCAGCGACGCCGCCGGAGCTGCGGAGCTGCCGCGCCACGCCGTCTCGCGCGTCGGGCGCGAGGTCGGCGAGCGGCATCCCCGCGAGCCGCGCCAGATGGTCGAGCGCAGCCGCCACCGACCCGGTGTCCCGGCCGAGGGTTGCAAGGATGTCGGCCTGGATGATGTCGTCATCGGCGCCGGGGACGCGATATTCCTCGCTTGGTGGAATGATCATCGCGGCGATGGTGCGCAAGTCCTGGCGCTGCCGCGGCGTGAGGGTGAACTGATCAGTCATGGCATGCTCTCATTGGTTCTTTCCCGCCGCAAAGACGGTGCGCTCCGTCCCCCCGCTCGCGGGGGAGGGTTGGGGAGAGGGTGTCTCCACAGAGGGGCTCCCCCAGAGGAGAGAGCCCTCACCCGGCACTTCGTGCCGACCTCTCCCGCAAGCGGGAGAGGTGCAGGGAGCGCGCGGCTGCGTTTGAATGCAATCATGATCAGTCGAACAAATTGGCGAGGCGCTGCTTCATCTGGTCGGCGATGTAGAGCGCGAGGGCCTGGATGGTGGAGGTCGGGTTCACGCCGCCGGAGGTGACGAAGATGCTGCCGTCGACGATGAAGAGGTTCTTCACGTCGTGCGAGCGGCCCCATTCGTTGACGACGGAGCGCTCGGGGTCGGTGCCCATCCGCGCCGTGCCGAGCAAATGCCAGCCGCCCCACGGGATCGGCGAGTTGACGCAGATGTCGCTCGCTCCCGCGGTCTCGAGAAACTCCCGGCCGCGCGCCAGCGCATGCTCCATCATCTTCCGGCTGTTCTCGCTGATGGTGTAGTCGATCTTCGGCGCGGGAATGCCGTGACTGTCCTTCAGCACGGGATCGAGCGTGACGCGATTGTGCTCCTCCGGCAGGTCCTCGCAGATTGCGGAGAAACCCAGGCGATGGCCGTTGAGCTTGCGAAAGACGCGATGATGATCCTCGCCCCACGGCAAAATGCTCTTCTGCTCGCTGACGACGGCCTCGAACACCGGCCCTGCCCCGCGCACGAACTGGACGCCGTAGCCGCGCACGAAGCCGCGCGACAGGTCGGTGTCATACCATTCCTTGCTCCACAGACAGGTCGGCGGCGCACGGTTGGAGTCGGTCGGCTCCTTCACATAGCCGTAGATCTGCGCATAGGGGTGGAACATCAGGTTCTTGCCGACGAGACCCGACGAATTGGCAAGGCCGTTCGGGAAGCGCGAGGACGCCGAGTTCAGCAGCAGCCGCGGCGTGCCGACGCCGTTGCAGGCGATGATGACGACATGCGCGGGCTGAAACTGCTCGACCCCG is a genomic window of Bradyrhizobium sp. CB1717 containing:
- a CDS encoding indolepyruvate ferredoxin oxidoreductase family protein; this encodes MTLMQVELDDKYRLESKRIFLSGTQALVRLPMLQRERDRLQGLNTGGFISGYRGSPLGMYDHALWRAKSHLQQHDIAFVPGLNEDLAATAVWGSQQVGLFPGAKVDGVFGIWYGKGPGVDRSVDALKHANAAGTSLNGGVLALAGDDHGCQSSTLAHQSEQVFAAALIPVINPATLQDYLDLGLYGFALSRFSGCWVGFKAISETVESSASIDSDPERIKIVLPDDFEMPPGGLNIRWPDPPLEAEKRLFGPKMAAVQAFARANQLDRIVLDSKPARLGIVATGKAYLDLRQALADLGITDKDAQDLGLRIYKVALTWPLEESGARRFAEGLQDVLVVEEKRGFIEDQLMRILYNIDASRRPTVTGKRDERGAPLLPSEGELTPTIVAGAVLARLRKLGHHSPVLEQRLARLEAFDNPVATSTQIKLARTPFFCSGCPHNTSTRVPEGSRAMAGIGCHGMALSMPTRRTDLISHMGAEGVNWIGQSPFTTETHIFQNLGDGTYTHSGLLALRAASAAGINITYKILYNDAVAMTGGQPAEGSFNVAQIAHQVWAEGVKRLAIVSDDPSKYPEGNYFPQGATIHHRRELDAVQRELRDIKGLTVIIYDQTCAAEKRRRRKRGLYPDPAKRAFINELVCEGCGDCSQASNCVSVQPLETEFGRKRQIDQSNCNKDFSCVEGFCPSFVTVHGGSLKRMKTSAVDSGQLFADLPLPPARELDGPYNILVTGIGGTGVITIGALLGMAAHVDGRGCSALDFTGLSQKNGAVMSHVRIAPKPEDISAVRITTGGADVILGCDMIVSAGPTALSRAERGVTKAYINADLQPTASFVQNPDLDFEMGTMQTVLRDAIGDKNLDIIDATGIAAALMGDSIATNPFMLGFAFQKGAIPLSLEALLRAIEINGAAIEMNKLAFTWGRLAAHDMSRVRSVLQFKSRAAAPVKSLDDIIAARAGFLTDYQDKAYADRYLAAVAKVRKAEHAAFPASTELTEAVAKNLFKLMSYKDEYEVARLYTDGSFARKVSEKFDGDFTLKYHLAPPIFAKRDKATGRLQKQEFGSWMIHAFRVLAKLKFLRGGAFDPFGRTEERRTERKLIEDYFAMIDGRVAGLKAEQIPLLARLARVPESIRGFGHVKEANIKLAATETARLEAELENSRFAVAAE
- a CDS encoding GMC family oxidoreductase: MKDPVDVLIIGAGASGAAVAWSLAETKMHIVCLEQGGWMNPAEYPSTGRDWEAKFYGEWSSSPNVRGRPEDYPINDDNSPIKVVNYNAVGGSTVMYTAHWPRLHPSDFKVKTLDGVADDWPIDYDALTPFFEENDRIMGTSGLSGDPLSPLTHPPMPQQPMGLSGAIIGKAMNKRGWHWWPSDTTVATTDYEGRARCINLGHCTPACAQGAKSSTDITYWPHAIRAGVELRTHCRVREITTDENGMASGVVYYDKDGVEQFQPAHVVIIACNGVGTPRLLLNSASSRFPNGLANSSGLVGKNLMFHPYAQIYGYVKEPTDSNRAPPTCLWSKEWYDTDLSRGFVRGYGVQFVRGAGPVFEAVVSEQKSILPWGEDHHRVFRKLNGHRLGFSAICEDLPEEHNRVTLDPVLKDSHGIPAPKIDYTISENSRKMMEHALARGREFLETAGASDICVNSPIPWGGWHLLGTARMGTDPERSVVNEWGRSHDVKNLFIVDGSIFVTSGGVNPTSTIQALALYIADQMKQRLANLFD
- a CDS encoding FAD-dependent oxidoreductase, whose amino-acid sequence is MMPAHETYDVIVIGAGAGGMTAAAVAAVEGLRVLVIEKTAFVGGTTAWSGGMVWIPANAKMREAGLTDSITDAVQYLSSTVPEPANAGLRAAFLARGPEAVAWLEAHTEVHLQPVKVCPDYYPERLGATAGGRVLEPVVFDGTRLGQGFARLRAPLPEFTLLGGMMVNRLDLPHLRRVGKSVRSTLRAARLVSVYALQRLRSPRGTTLHLGNALAARLYASLLARQVEILFSADVEDLSMQGDRVAGVVIRHGARDRPIAARRGVVLATGGFSHDATLRKRFFPPAAGSVSATNTAGNGDGLRLAATAGAALNTDTTSPAYWVPASLFRRADGSRGVFPHTVTDRAKPGVIAVNAAGRRFVNEALSYHEFVLAMLRDGNGEPDRPFHLICDRAFLWAYGLGRIKPFTRNVRRYVASGELVEAPDIAQLAAKIGIKPSTLTATIASYNEGAKEGRDPEFGRGSTVYQRHLGDAAHKPNPCVAPIARAPFFAMRIHPADLGTAIGMKVDAQARVLREDGTPITGLYACGNDMGSIMNGNYPGPGITLGPALTFGYIAGRHLAEGGVAATPVVAGTSA
- a CDS encoding trypsin-like peptidase domain-containing protein, producing the protein MLDFTSDIADDAPSSRTVAAAPADDRALLDAYSNAVIDVTDRVGPAVVRVETGPKVPNGRERGGLGSGIVISPDGLVLTNSHVVGSSKEIRLRDVEGHVGDAQVLGVDPDTDLALLRANGVRDLPYAALGNSKTLRRGQLVIAIGNPLGFESTVTAGVVSALGRSIRSVSGRTIEDVIQTDAALNPGNSGGPLVSSNAEVIGINTAIINGAQGICFAVASNTAQFVLSEIIRHGYVRRAYIGVAGQTAPVPRRHAVVAGVENKMGALLAQIEPDGPAAKAGLLPGDVVIRLDGVEINGVDDLIRVLDRDRIGRRLAMDVLRLGRLRAIDIDPVERKPAR